The Lactuca sativa cultivar Salinas chromosome 2, Lsat_Salinas_v11, whole genome shotgun sequence genome includes a window with the following:
- the LOC111916015 gene encoding 2-oxoglutarate-dependent dioxygenase DAO isoform X1, translating to MATKCSIPAIDLQDFPNQLSKLISACEEWGCFRLFNHHEVLPLTLMSEMKAVVRSLFDLPAEIKRQNTDVITGSGYMGPKVNNPVYEALGFHDMSSLHDVDSFCSQLDASPDQRDTIMRYCGAVHELFIGLGVKIAEGLGVKSENIGFKNWPSRCRMNKYHFTPETVGSPGVRTHTDSGFLTIIQDDDVVGGLEVMNNSGEFIAVDPSPGTLFVNLGDMATVWSNGRFCNVKHRVQCKEAKIRFSIASFLSGPREVVEPPPELVDDEHPRVYVATTYEEYRKLRFSMKLQAGETLALLCPSSSDK from the exons ATGGCCACCAAATGCAGCATCCCGGCGATCGATCTACAAGATTTCCCCAACCAATTATCCAAATTGATCTCAGCATGCGAAGAATGGGGATGTTTCCGGCTATTCAACCACCACGAGGTCCTCCCATTGACGCTGATGTCGGAGATGAAGGCGGTGGTCAGATCACTCTTCGATTTACCGGCGGAGATCAAGCGCCAGAACACCGACGTCATCACCGGAAGCGGATATATGGGTCCGAAGGTGAATAATCCGGTCTACGAAGCACTCGGATTTCATGACATGTCATCTCTTCATGATGTCGATTCCTTTTGCTCTCAGTTGGATGCTTCACCGGATCAAAG AGATACAATCATGAGATACTGTGGAGCAGTCCATGAATTATTTATTGGGCTCGGAGTGAAAATAGCCGAAGGCTTAGGGGTAAAAAGTGAAAATATTGGATTCAAGAACTGGCCATCTCGATGCAGGATGAACAAATACCACTTCACCCCTGAAACTGTTGGTTCCCCTGGAGTCCGAACACACACAGACTCCGGTTTCCTCACCATCATCCAAGACGATGACGTCGTCGGCGGTTTAGAAGTCATGAACAACTCCGGCGAGTTCATCGCCGTCGATCCATCGCCAGGCACCCTTTTCGTTAACCTCGGTGACATGGCAACG GTTTGGAGCAATGGAAGATTTTGCAACGTGAAGCATAGGGTGCAGTGTAAAGAGGCGAAGATACGTTTTTCGATTGCATCGTTTCTTTCAGGGCCGAGAGAGGTGGTGGAACCGCCGCCGGAGCTGGTGGACGATGAGCATCCACGTGTGTATGTGGCCACCACTTACGAAGAGTACAGGAAGTTGAGGTTTTCGATGAAGCTGCAGGCAGGCGAAACTCTTGCACTCTTGTGCCCATCAAGCTCCGACAAGTGA
- the LOC111916014 gene encoding uncharacterized protein LOC111916014, which yields MQDHGMVPIDETTPPKSTKRKPSTTKKLTQENNTKGGSKRSSKNEAQIFQQQEKSTTSDSLPDSSSTGNDYRSLRRKYLLLEEESFNVGRETKEIQDAVKSLEEEKLSLLDELVVLEGLVDPSDLNANGQRSP from the coding sequence ATGCAAGACCATGGAATGGTTCCAATTGATGAAACAACACCACCAAAGTCAACAAAAAGAAAACCATCCACTACGAAGAAGCTAACACAAGAAAACAACACAAAAGGGGGTTCCAAAAGAAGCTCTAAAAATGAAGCGCAAATCTTCCAACAACAGGAAAAGTCAACAACTTCTGATTCTTTACCTGACTCTTCTTCTACTGGTAATGATTATCGATCCCTGAGACGCAAATATTTACTTTTAGAAGAAGAAAGCTTTAATGTTGGAAGAGAAACAAAAGAGATTCAAGATGCTGTTAAATCTCTTGAAGAGGAAAAACTCTCACTTTTAGATGAACTTGTTGTGTTGGAAGGCTTAGTTGACCCTTCAGATCTCAATGCCAATGGTCAACGTTCACCATAA
- the LOC111916015 gene encoding 2-oxoglutarate-dependent dioxygenase DAO isoform X2, whose protein sequence is MATKCSIPAIDLQDFPNQLSKLISACEEWGCFRLFNHHEVLPLTLMSEMKAVVRSLFDLPAEIKRQNTDVITGSGYMGPKVNNPVYEALGFHDMSSLHDVDSFCSQLDASPDQRMNKYHFTPETVGSPGVRTHTDSGFLTIIQDDDVVGGLEVMNNSGEFIAVDPSPGTLFVNLGDMATVWSNGRFCNVKHRVQCKEAKIRFSIASFLSGPREVVEPPPELVDDEHPRVYVATTYEEYRKLRFSMKLQAGETLALLCPSSSDK, encoded by the exons ATGGCCACCAAATGCAGCATCCCGGCGATCGATCTACAAGATTTCCCCAACCAATTATCCAAATTGATCTCAGCATGCGAAGAATGGGGATGTTTCCGGCTATTCAACCACCACGAGGTCCTCCCATTGACGCTGATGTCGGAGATGAAGGCGGTGGTCAGATCACTCTTCGATTTACCGGCGGAGATCAAGCGCCAGAACACCGACGTCATCACCGGAAGCGGATATATGGGTCCGAAGGTGAATAATCCGGTCTACGAAGCACTCGGATTTCATGACATGTCATCTCTTCATGATGTCGATTCCTTTTGCTCTCAGTTGGATGCTTCACCGGATCAAAG GATGAACAAATACCACTTCACCCCTGAAACTGTTGGTTCCCCTGGAGTCCGAACACACACAGACTCCGGTTTCCTCACCATCATCCAAGACGATGACGTCGTCGGCGGTTTAGAAGTCATGAACAACTCCGGCGAGTTCATCGCCGTCGATCCATCGCCAGGCACCCTTTTCGTTAACCTCGGTGACATGGCAACG GTTTGGAGCAATGGAAGATTTTGCAACGTGAAGCATAGGGTGCAGTGTAAAGAGGCGAAGATACGTTTTTCGATTGCATCGTTTCTTTCAGGGCCGAGAGAGGTGGTGGAACCGCCGCCGGAGCTGGTGGACGATGAGCATCCACGTGTGTATGTGGCCACCACTTACGAAGAGTACAGGAAGTTGAGGTTTTCGATGAAGCTGCAGGCAGGCGAAACTCTTGCACTCTTGTGCCCATCAAGCTCCGACAAGTGA
- the LOC111916016 gene encoding 2-oxoglutarate-dependent dioxygenase DAO, which translates to MATKCSIPVIDLQDLDSPNQLSKLISACEEWGCFRLLNHHEVLPSTLMSEMKAVVRSLFDLPVEIKRQNTDVITGSGYMAPSAKNPLYEALGLYDMSSPQDVDSFCSQLDASPHQRETIMRYAGAVHDLFMGIVGKLAEGLGAKSENIGFENWPCQFRINKYHFTPESVGSPGVQIHTDSGFLTILQDDEGVGGLEVMNSSGEFIAVDPWPGTLLVNLGDMATVWSNGRFCNVKHRVQCKEAKIRVSIASFLLGPREAVEPLPELVDDKHPRVYVATTYEEYRKLRFSTKLQAGEALALLYTSSSDK; encoded by the exons ATGGCCACCAAATGCAGTATCCCGGTGATCGATCTACAAGATTTAGATTCCCCCAACCAATTATCCAAATTGATCTCAGCATGCGAAGAATGGGGCTGTTTCCGGCTACTCAACCACCACGAAGTCCTCCCATCGACGCTGATGTCGGAGATGAAGGCGGTGGTCAGATCACTCTTCGATTTACCGGTGGAGATCAAGCGCCAGAACACCGATGTCATCACCGGAAGCGGATATATGGCTCCATCGGCAAAAAATCCGCTCTACGAAGCACTCGGATTGTATGACATGTCATCTCCTCAAGACGTCGATTCCTTTTGCTCTCAATTGGATGCTTCACCGCATCAAAG AGAGACAATCATGAGATATGCTGGAGCAGTACATGACCTATTTATGGGGATCGTAGGGAAATTAGCCGAAGGTCTAGGGGCCAAAAGTGAAAATATCGGATTCGAGAATTGGCCATGTCAATTCAGGATAAACAAATACCACTTCACCCCTGAAAGTGTTGGTTCCCCTGGCGTCCAAATACACACAGACTCCGGTTTCCTCACCATCCTCCAAGACGATGAAGGCGTCGGCGGTTTAGAAGTCATGAACAGCTCCGGCGAGTTCATCGCCGTCGATCCCTGGCCAGGCACCCTTCTCGTTAACCTCGGCGACATGGCAACG GTTTGGAGCAATGGAAGATTTTGTAACGTGAAGCATAGGGTGCAGTGTAAAGAAGCGAAGATACGTGTTTCGATTGCGTCGTTCCTTTTAGGGCCGAGAGAGGCGGTGGAACCGCTGCCGGAGCTTGTGGATGATAAGCACCCCCGTGTGTATGTGGCCACCACCTACGAAGAGTACAGGAAGCTAAGGTTCTCGACGAAGCTGCAGGCAGGCGAAGCTCTTGCACTCTTGTACACATCAAGCTCCGATAAGTGA
- the LOC111916013 gene encoding uncharacterized protein LOC111916013 translates to MNQELLLSWRRPCLPFPTTITKPTNVGVVFQPIRATLQTSVDEKAEILTAKEKRELRNVKREENKSYNWREDVEERLLKKPKKQFNSWKEELNLDKLAVMGPQWWIVKVSRAKGKDTVERMMQALAKNFPDAEFQVFTAAVSEKTKLKNGKISIKPKPLYPGCVFLNCILNRELHNFIREECEGVGGFVGRMVGNTKKQINKPRPVSAADMEAIFQEVKEKQEATDKTFEEQQQLEILEKKSLPLSDKKVSKSRSRKPSGPVLGSTVRIVSGPFLDFSGTIKKLDRKRGSVTVGFTLFGKDTLADLDVSEIVEEKK, encoded by the exons ATGAACCAAGAGCTTCTTCTCTCATGGCGTCGTCCATGTCTCCCCTTTCCCACAACCATCACAAAACCCACCAACGTCGGCGTTGTTTTTCAACCAATCCGGGCAACTCTTCAAACCTCGGTCGACGAAAAAGCGGAAATTCTAACTGCGAAAGAGAAGAGAGAGTTGAGGAACGTGAAAAGAGAGGAAAACAAATCGTATAATTGGAGGGAAGACGTGGAAGAAAGGCTATTGAAGAAACCAAAGAAGCAGTTTAACTCTTGGAAGGAAGAGCTTAACCTCGACAAACTCGCGGTAATGGGTCCCCAATGGTGGATCGTCAAGGTCTCCAGAGCTAAAGGTAAGGATACTGTTGAACGGATGATGCAGGCACTCGCAAAGAACTTTCCTGATGCTGAATTTCAG GTATTTACTGCAGCTGTTTCTGAGAAAACTAAGTTGAAGAACGGGAAGATTTCAATCAAACCAAAGCCTTTGTATCCCGGATGTGTGTTTTTGAATTGCATATTGAACAGGGAACTCCACAATTTTATAAGAGAAGAATGTGAAGGAGTTGGAGGATTCGTTGGAAGAATGGTTGGAAATAC AAAAAAGCAAATTAACAAACCCAGGCCAGTATCCGCAGCTGACATGGAAGCAATATTTCAAGAAGTGAAAGAAAAGCAAGAAGCAACAgataaaacatttgaagaacAACAACAGTTAGAGATTTTAGAGAAAAAATCACTTCCACTTTCAGATAAAAAAGTATCCAAGAGTCGATCGAGAAAACCTTCAGGGCCTGTTCTTGGGTCAACTGTTCGGATTGTGTCAGGGCCATTTTTGGACTTTTCAGGCACCATAAAAAAGCTAGATAGAAAAAGAGGATCG GTAACTGTTGGTTTTACATTGTTTGGGAAGGATACTTTAGCTGATTTAGATGTAAGTGAAATtgtagaagagaagaaatga